GTAGCTTTAATGTGCGATCAATCTGATGAGATTCCTAGATTAGGTATAAAAAAATTTAACTGGTGGAGCGAAGCATTACATGGTTTAGCTTATAACGATAGTGTAACGGTTTTCCCACAACCTATAGGAATGGCAGCTTCGTTTAACGATGAATTAGTTTATAAAATCTTTTGCGCTGTTTCAGATGAGACAAGAGCTAAATATCACGATATGTTACGTCGAGGTGGAGAGAATAGACGATTCCTTAGTCTTTCTGTATGGACTCCTAACATAAACATTTTCAGGGATCCGAGATGGGGTCGCGGACAAGAAACGTATGGCGAGGATCCATATTTAATGGCACGGATGGGTGTGGTTGTGGTAAAAGGGCTTCAGGGTCCGGATACTTCAAAATATAGAAAGTTACTCGCATGTGCAAAACATTACGCAGTTCATTCTGGGCCAGAATGGAGCAGACATGTTATTAATCTGAAGAATATAAGCCCGAGGGATTTATATGAGACCTACCTTCCTGCTTTCAAGGCGTTGGTACAGGAAGCGGATGTTCGCCAGGTTATGTGTGCATATCATCGGTTAGATGATGAGCCATGTTGTGGGAATACACGGTTGCTACAAAAAATTTTAAGGGAGGAATGGGGGTA
This is a stretch of genomic DNA from candidate division WOR-3 bacterium. It encodes these proteins:
- a CDS encoding glycoside hydrolase family 3 N-terminal domain-containing protein, whose translation is MKGINLLLFVITITLSSQQFPYQDPKLSSSERAKDLISRLTLEEKVALMCDQSDEIPRLGIKKFNWWSEALHGLAYNDSVTVFPQPIGMAASFNDELVYKIFCAVSDETRAKYHDMLRRGGENRRFLSLSVWTPNINIFRDPRWGRGQETYGEDPYLMARMGVVVVKGLQGPDTSKYRKLLACAKHYAVHSGPEWSRHVINLKNISPRDLYETYLPAFKALVQEADVRQVMCAYHRLDDEPCCGNTRLLQKILREEWGYKHLVVSDCGAITDFFTTHKVSPDPLHAAVKAVLAGTDLECQWTDHTYKKLSEAVKNGLVKEEDINNRLMRILVNRFDLGEFDDDSLVPWTKIPISIVNCELHRKLSLEMARQSIVLL